Genomic DNA from Jejubacter calystegiae:
GTTGCTCTGGTTCTGCTCCAGACCGCCCGCAATGGCGTTCAACATCTGAGTGCTGTAACGCTGCATCGACGCCGCGTCGGCAGCCGGTTTACCGTTCTGCTCCAGACTCAGCAGTTTCACCGTCAGCGCCTGCTGATAGCCCTGCTGCTGCACGCCAATCTGGTAACGGCCGCGATACTGCTGATCTTCATCGGCACGGTTCCAGTTTACCCAGTCGGTGGTCAGGCTCTGATTCGCATCTTCCCGCTTCATAATCGGGTAGTTTTGAGCCTGAACAACGCTCACCACCTGCGGCCAGAGGGAGCCCTGATTGCCGCTTTCCAGCAGCATGGTCGCCGTATCGCCAGTGAACTGAGTGCGCGCACCGCTCACCAGCGCCAGCGGCTGCGCTGGCGGACGAATATCGAGTTTTTTGCCGATAGCGCCGCTAGTGCGAGCCGACGGCACATCATACTGACCGTTCTGCAGCGGCAACATCAGCCCCGACGGAGCATGCAGCTCGGCCAGCGCCGGTGTTTCCAGGTAGGATTCATCGCCGTTAACCTGACGCTTATAGCGTGAATCGGAACTGCAGGCGGCAAGCATCATGACGAGCGACAGGCCCACCACTTTTGCCACGGTTGATTTTTGTACTGAGACTGAGTAAGCCATCAATTCTCCCTAAACTTTACAGCAAACCGGCATGCTTCAGCG
This window encodes:
- the bamC gene encoding outer membrane protein assembly factor BamC, which translates into the protein MAYSVSVQKSTVAKVVGLSLVMMLAACSSDSRYKRQVNGDESYLETPALAELHAPSGLMLPLQNGQYDVPSARTSGAIGKKLDIRPPAQPLALVSGARTQFTGDTATMLLESGNQGSLWPQVVSVVQAQNYPIMKREDANQSLTTDWVNWNRADEDQQYRGRYQIGVQQQGYQQALTVKLLSLEQNGKPAADAASMQRYSTQMLNAIAGGLEQNQSNRSSNASTGRIDVQSGADDTGLPMLVVRAPFNDVWNRLPSVLEEVGMKVNDTTRSQGSMELSYDPLSDSDWQALGARDPGLSSGDYKLQVGDLDNRSSLQFIDPKGHTLTQSQNDALVAVFQAAFSK